One Mesomycoplasma molare genomic window carries:
- the gatB gene encoding Asp-tRNA(Asn)/Glu-tRNA(Gln) amidotransferase subunit GatB encodes MSKYNVVIGIEIHLELNTQTKMFSPAKNSFHSSPNTNIDLIDLAYPGTLPLVNKESIIKAIKLAKALKMEIDNEIHFDRKNYFYPDLPKGFQITQQFRPIGKNGKISFKINDNDSEISIERIHLEEDTAKQIHTTDGTFLDYNRAGVPLIEIVSNPVISSGEQAAKYVENIAKISKYLNISDAKLEEGSLRADINISLNEKGKPFGTKVEIKNINSLSNIKKAIELEIKEQEQKLDNGEKILQQTKRFDDNLQQNIVMREKTGAIDYRYFPEPNIPVIKLEKDFIENIQLPKLHWEWEEELKSWKIKENYIEQLLNNIDWLLFFSKITFPDKEKVSKFFFSEIVPYIKEKGIEKLNIQINDIENILLLEQEGKISSKQSKELVSYKENENLSIEELIKKYNIIQIDNDSLIYEIIDKHILNNPELLNEYINRPERVMKFLLGQIMKETKGQANPQKANKMTLEYIENKIKGKNE; translated from the coding sequence ATGAGTAAATATAATGTAGTTATTGGAATTGAAATTCATTTAGAACTAAATACTCAAACAAAAATGTTTTCTCCTGCAAAAAATTCATTCCATTCATCACCTAATACAAATATAGATTTAATTGATTTAGCTTATCCCGGAACATTGCCTTTAGTTAATAAAGAATCAATAATAAAAGCAATTAAGTTGGCAAAAGCATTAAAAATGGAAATTGATAATGAAATTCATTTTGATAGAAAAAATTACTTTTATCCAGATCTACCCAAAGGATTTCAAATAACACAACAATTTAGACCAATTGGAAAAAACGGAAAAATTAGTTTCAAAATTAATGATAATGATTCTGAAATTTCTATTGAAAGAATTCATTTAGAAGAAGATACAGCAAAACAAATTCATACTACTGATGGAACTTTTTTAGACTACAACAGAGCAGGAGTCCCTTTAATTGAAATAGTTTCTAACCCTGTAATTAGCAGTGGAGAACAAGCTGCAAAGTATGTTGAAAATATTGCAAAAATTTCAAAATATTTAAATATATCAGATGCAAAATTAGAAGAAGGTTCTTTAAGGGCTGATATTAACATCTCATTGAATGAAAAAGGAAAACCTTTTGGAACAAAGGTCGAAATTAAAAATATTAACTCTTTATCAAATATTAAAAAAGCAATCGAATTAGAAATTAAAGAGCAAGAACAAAAGTTAGATAACGGAGAAAAAATATTACAACAAACTAAGAGATTTGACGATAATTTACAACAAAACATAGTTATGAGAGAAAAAACTGGAGCAATTGATTATAGATATTTTCCAGAACCTAATATTCCTGTAATTAAATTAGAAAAAGATTTCATTGAAAATATTCAACTTCCAAAATTACATTGAGAATGAGAAGAAGAATTAAAATCTTGAAAAATAAAAGAAAATTACATTGAACAGCTGTTAAATAACATAGATTGATTATTATTTTTTTCAAAAATCACTTTTCCAGATAAAGAAAAAGTTTCAAAATTTTTCTTTTCAGAAATAGTTCCTTATATAAAAGAAAAAGGAATAGAAAAATTAAATATTCAAATAAATGACATTGAAAATATTTTACTTTTAGAACAAGAAGGGAAAATTTCCTCTAAACAAAGTAAAGAACTTGTAAGTTATAAAGAAAATGAAAATTTATCAATAGAAGAATTAATTAAAAAATATAATATTATTCAAATTGATAATGATTCTTTAATTTATGAAATTATTGATAAGCATATATTAAACAATCCAGAACTATTAAATGAATATATAAATAGACCTGAAAGAGTAATGAAATTCCTTTTAGGACAAATTATGAAAGAAACTAAAGGACAAGCTAATCCTCAAAAAGCTAACAAGATGACCTTAGAATATATAGAAAACAAAATAAAAGGAAAAAATGAATAA
- a CDS encoding amidase family protein, with protein sequence MIKNKGNFESAFKELSNNTNNSVSFLFDKKINQNSGILSDTVFTIKDVFATKNAKTQASSLLLEDFYPSYDATVVKKLIENGAIPVAKVHNDELALGGEGIYSYWGNITNPLDSKRKVGGSSSGSAATLTENISFALASDTGDSVRLPASFIGKVGFKPSYGAVSRFGMFAYASSLDTVAWFSHNVNDIIEVSKVLYGKDENDLTSKDLKIKNDLTSKKPLKLAYLDIDKKLLSEDVYKSYYLLVEKLKEKTKLKSIKPDVHLFKAIKPVYDIISYSEASSNLSNLNGIAFAKRKGGSDWSEIMTQVRSKGFGKMVQRRLILGSYFLEKDNQEELFLKAQKIRRLIKNYFDKIYSEYDALIYPASPSIAPLFGSKEKYDYMDYILTSSNLTGSPSLTLKLGEDKKNNLPFNIAIDSKIDNDENLLSYALWLEKEIKEVENE encoded by the coding sequence ATGATTAAAAATAAAGGAAATTTTGAATCAGCTTTTAAAGAATTAAGTAATAATACAAATAATTCTGTTTCTTTTTTATTTGATAAAAAAATAAATCAAAATAGCGGTATTTTAAGTGATACAGTTTTTACAATAAAAGATGTTTTTGCAACCAAAAATGCTAAAACGCAAGCTTCTTCACTTTTACTAGAAGATTTCTATCCATCTTATGATGCTACAGTAGTAAAAAAACTTATAGAAAACGGAGCTATTCCTGTTGCGAAGGTTCATAACGATGAATTAGCATTAGGTGGAGAAGGAATATATTCATATTGAGGGAATATTACTAATCCTTTAGATTCAAAAAGAAAAGTAGGGGGATCTTCATCTGGTTCAGCAGCTACTTTAACAGAAAATATTTCTTTTGCTTTGGCTTCAGATACAGGAGATTCAGTTAGATTACCTGCTTCATTTATAGGAAAGGTTGGTTTTAAACCTAGTTATGGCGCAGTGTCTAGATTTGGAATGTTTGCTTATGCTTCTTCTTTAGATACAGTGGCTTGATTTTCTCATAACGTAAATGATATTATAGAAGTTTCTAAGGTACTATATGGAAAAGATGAAAACGACCTTACTTCTAAAGATTTAAAAATTAAAAACGACCTCACTTCAAAAAAACCACTTAAATTAGCTTATTTAGACATTGATAAGAAATTATTAAGTGAAGACGTATATAAATCTTATTATCTTCTTGTAGAAAAATTAAAAGAAAAAACTAAATTAAAATCAATTAAACCAGATGTTCATTTATTTAAAGCTATAAAACCTGTATATGATATTATTTCTTATTCAGAAGCTTCATCAAATTTGTCTAATTTAAATGGTATAGCATTTGCTAAAAGAAAAGGTGGTTCTGATTGAAGTGAAATAATGACTCAAGTTAGATCTAAAGGTTTTGGAAAAATGGTTCAAAGAAGACTAATTTTAGGTTCATACTTTTTAGAAAAAGATAACCAAGAAGAATTATTTTTAAAAGCGCAAAAAATAAGAAGATTAATTAAAAATTATTTTGACAAAATTTATAGTGAATATGATGCTCTTATTTATCCAGCTTCACCAAGTATTGCTCCATTATTTGGTTCAAAAGAAAAATATGACTATATGGATTATATTTTAACTTCTTCTAATTTAACAGGAAGTCCTTCTTTAACTTTAAAATTAGGTGAAGATAAAAAAAATAACTTACCTTTCAATATAGCTATAGATTCTAAAATTGATAATGATGAAAATTTACTTTCATATGCATTATGATTAGAAAAAGAAATAAAAGAGGTGGAAAATGAGTAA
- a CDS encoding RluA family pseudouridine synthase, translating into MKKIKATFNDQGRTLFKFLIKYLNNVPLSKIEKLFRLKDVKINGKRTNDKKYKIKENDLIEIYGIDNQLMNSSFINENSYSNIIRNFEIIYEDKNILIINKDEKTAIHSEENSLDFQVLKYLKFKQIDSFIPSHIGRIDKNTSGIVVYAKNYNSLVQLKEKQSFFEKIYIFKSDIIINEKTKTSFYLEKDDKKRKMKVVEKSKDLAITEFFMENNKKLAKLITGKKHQIRVTLSKMGFPIYGDKKYGGKKDFRLFLHSYRIKFNNLTDELDYLNNKEFICFPKW; encoded by the coding sequence ATGAAAAAAATTAAAGCTACATTTAATGATCAGGGAAGAACTTTGTTTAAATTTTTAATAAAATATCTCAATAACGTTCCTTTATCAAAAATTGAAAAATTATTTAGATTAAAAGATGTAAAAATTAATGGTAAAAGAACAAATGATAAAAAATACAAAATAAAAGAAAATGATCTGATCGAAATTTATGGAATTGATAATCAACTAATGAATTCTAGTTTTATAAATGAAAACTCTTATAGCAACATAATAAGAAATTTCGAAATTATATATGAAGATAAAAATATTCTAATTATAAATAAGGATGAAAAAACAGCAATTCATAGTGAAGAAAATAGTTTAGATTTCCAAGTATTAAAATATTTAAAATTTAAGCAAATAGATTCCTTTATACCTTCGCATATAGGGAGAATTGATAAGAACACTTCAGGAATTGTTGTTTATGCAAAAAATTATAATTCTTTAGTTCAGCTTAAAGAGAAACAAAGTTTTTTTGAAAAAATTTATATTTTTAAATCAGACATAATAATAAATGAAAAAACAAAAACTTCTTTTTATCTAGAAAAAGATGATAAAAAGAGAAAAATGAAGGTAGTAGAAAAATCTAAAGACTTAGCTATAACTGAGTTTTTCATGGAAAATAACAAAAAATTAGCTAAATTAATAACGGGTAAAAAACATCAAATTAGAGTTACATTATCAAAAATGGGTTTTCCAATCTATGGCGATAAAAAATACGGAGGAAAAAAAGATTTTAGACTATTTTTACATTCTTATAGAATAAAGTTTAATAACTTAACAGATGAATTAGATTATTTAAATAATAAAGAATTTATTTGTTTTCCAAAATGATAG
- a CDS encoding 16S rRNA (uracil(1498)-N(3))-methyltransferase — MMRFFAIKKEGNIFTFSKETLLHLKVARIKNEKIICLFEEKFYICHFKDNVAIIESELKENHEYENPVIIASAIINTKRFEWLIQKATELGATDLYPIYTENVEQKLGNDIQKKVERWNEIAKNSTLQSFRNKIMKVHNPVKFKEILNLKVKNKFIAHEKEKATNYQYFFPQDSIFLIGPEGGFSNNEIKEAKEHNFEPISLGKRILRAETAPLLILSRIKENI; from the coding sequence ATGATGCGTTTTTTTGCTATAAAAAAAGAAGGTAATATTTTTACTTTTTCAAAAGAAACACTTTTACATTTAAAAGTAGCTAGAATTAAAAATGAAAAAATAATATGTTTATTTGAAGAAAAGTTTTACATTTGTCATTTTAAGGATAATGTTGCAATTATAGAATCTGAATTAAAAGAAAATCATGAATATGAAAATCCTGTAATAATAGCTAGCGCAATTATAAATACAAAAAGATTTGAATGATTAATTCAAAAAGCCACAGAATTAGGAGCTACAGATTTATATCCGATTTATACAGAAAATGTTGAACAAAAATTAGGAAATGATATTCAAAAAAAAGTAGAACGTTGAAATGAAATAGCAAAAAATTCAACCCTACAATCATTTAGAAATAAAATAATGAAAGTTCATAATCCTGTCAAATTTAAGGAAATATTAAATTTAAAAGTTAAGAATAAATTTATTGCTCATGAAAAAGAAAAAGCAACAAATTATCAGTACTTTTTTCCACAAGACTCTATATTTTTAATAGGACCAGAAGGTGGTTTTAGCAATAATGAAATAAAAGAAGCTAAAGAACATAATTTTGAACCAATAAGCTTAGGTAAAAGAATATTAAGAGCAGAAACTGCACCACTTTTAATTTTATCTAGAATTAAAGAAAATATATAA
- the gyrB gene encoding DNA topoisomerase (ATP-hydrolyzing) subunit B → MSKEYGASSIQSLEGLEAVRKRPGMYVGGTGIVALHHLIWEIVDNAVDESLAGFANTIEVVLTKDGYVKISDNGRGIPVDIHPKHGVSAAEVVLTVLHAGGKFDSNAYKVSGGLHGVGASVVNALSSHLKVWIKRDKKIYFQEFINGGKKVEDLKPIGDCLENETGTTIMFKPDFEIMEKHDFKLDTVIDRIKQTAYLTKGLKFIVEDERVNIKKEFYFEGGIIDYISELTKGYQKITENSIYAEGVFNLGEEKSTDINVEVALQYVSEDREEILTYANNIYNKEGGTHETGLFDSLSRILNNYAFENKFLKNETDKFSREDLKEGMFVVISIKHSDPMFEGQTKGKLINKDVRPAVNKIFSEVFERFLNENPSEARKIIERNLLAQKARKAAASAREATKRKNPFEVGSLPGKLADCSTKNAEIAELYIVEGNSAGGSAKMGRDRHYQAILPLRGKVINSQKTSDEKVFKNEEILSLITAFGTGIGPEFNINKLRYHKIVIMTDADVDGAHIRTLLLTFLYRYFKPLIEYGFIYIAQPPLYKISYNKKDEYAYNDAQKEEILSKIGDSKFSIQRYKGLGEMDPEQLWETTMDPAARKMLQVQIKDAMIASQVFEQLMGEEVLPRREFIEENAKFVKNIDL, encoded by the coding sequence ATGAGTAAAGAATATGGTGCAAGTAGTATACAATCTTTAGAAGGTCTAGAAGCTGTTAGAAAACGTCCTGGAATGTACGTGGGCGGAACTGGTATAGTAGCATTACATCACTTAATTTGAGAAATTGTTGATAATGCTGTGGACGAAAGTTTAGCTGGATTTGCTAATACAATTGAAGTTGTTCTAACAAAAGATGGTTATGTAAAAATAAGTGATAATGGTAGAGGTATTCCGGTTGATATTCATCCTAAGCACGGCGTATCTGCAGCAGAAGTAGTTTTAACTGTTTTACATGCAGGTGGAAAATTTGACAGTAATGCATATAAAGTTTCAGGAGGACTACATGGTGTTGGTGCTTCAGTTGTAAATGCTTTAAGTTCCCACTTAAAAGTTTGAATAAAAAGAGATAAAAAGATATATTTTCAAGAATTTATTAATGGTGGTAAAAAAGTTGAAGATCTAAAACCGATAGGTGATTGCCTAGAAAATGAAACTGGTACTACAATTATGTTTAAACCCGATTTTGAAATAATGGAAAAACATGATTTCAAATTAGATACTGTAATTGATAGAATAAAACAAACCGCTTATTTAACTAAGGGATTAAAATTCATAGTCGAAGATGAAAGAGTAAACATTAAAAAAGAATTTTATTTTGAGGGCGGAATAATTGATTATATTTCCGAGTTAACAAAAGGATATCAAAAAATTACAGAGAATTCTATTTATGCGGAAGGTGTTTTTAATTTAGGTGAAGAAAAATCAACTGATATAAACGTAGAAGTAGCGTTGCAATACGTTTCAGAGGATAGAGAAGAAATTCTAACTTATGCAAATAACATTTATAACAAAGAAGGCGGAACCCACGAAACAGGATTATTCGACTCACTTTCAAGAATTTTAAATAATTATGCTTTTGAAAATAAGTTTCTAAAAAATGAAACTGATAAATTTTCAAGAGAAGATCTAAAAGAAGGAATGTTTGTTGTTATTTCTATAAAACATAGTGATCCAATGTTTGAAGGACAAACTAAAGGGAAATTAATCAACAAAGATGTAAGACCAGCTGTAAATAAAATATTTTCAGAAGTATTTGAAAGATTTTTAAATGAAAACCCTAGTGAAGCTAGAAAAATAATTGAAAGAAATTTACTTGCTCAAAAAGCTAGAAAAGCAGCTGCTTCCGCAAGAGAAGCTACAAAAAGAAAGAACCCATTTGAAGTTGGTTCTTTACCAGGAAAATTAGCAGACTGTTCTACCAAAAATGCAGAAATTGCAGAATTATATATAGTTGAGGGAAATTCTGCTGGTGGTAGTGCTAAAATGGGTAGAGATCGTCATTATCAAGCCATTTTACCTTTAAGAGGTAAGGTTATTAACTCTCAAAAAACAAGTGATGAAAAAGTATTTAAAAACGAGGAAATCCTTTCTTTAATTACTGCTTTTGGCACAGGAATTGGACCGGAGTTCAATATAAATAAATTAAGATACCATAAAATAGTTATCATGACAGACGCCGATGTCGATGGAGCTCACATTAGAACTTTACTTCTTACTTTTTTATATAGATATTTTAAACCTTTAATTGAATATGGTTTTATTTATATAGCACAACCTCCTTTATACAAAATTTCTTATAACAAAAAAGATGAATATGCCTATAATGATGCTCAAAAAGAAGAAATTTTAAGTAAAATAGGAGATAGTAAATTTTCTATTCAAAGATATAAAGGGCTAGGAGAAATGGATCCTGAACAATTGTGAGAAACTACAATGGACCCAGCAGCTAGAAAAATGCTTCAAGTTCAAATTAAAGACGCCATGATTGCTTCACAAGTGTTTGAACAGCTAATGGGTGAAGAAGTTTTACCTAGACGTGAATTCATTGAAGAAAATGCTAAATTTGTTAAAAATATAGATTTATAA
- a CDS encoding Asp-tRNA(Asn)/Glu-tRNA(Gln) amidotransferase subunit GatC, translated as MKREKIIELAKILKLIPTEEVIESLEKEFEEINKMLEEFKQIDVTNIEPLTRLTEVQPFSLTREDLEKENSNNKEILLKNASNKNEDYVVIERVIND; from the coding sequence ATGAAGAGAGAAAAAATAATTGAATTAGCCAAAATATTAAAATTAATTCCAACTGAAGAAGTAATAGAATCATTAGAAAAAGAATTTGAAGAAATAAATAAAATGTTAGAAGAATTTAAACAAATTGATGTAACTAATATTGAACCACTAACAAGATTAACAGAAGTTCAACCTTTTTCTTTAACAAGAGAAGATTTAGAAAAAGAAAATAGTAATAATAAAGAAATTTTACTTAAAAATGCATCAAATAAAAATGAAGATTATGTCGTAATTGAAAGGGTAATAAATGATTAA